The proteins below come from a single Nocardioides eburneiflavus genomic window:
- a CDS encoding GNAT family N-acetyltransferase encodes MIPEDNRFESDPSDALPEDPGLPAGWSADSPDGDDPATVARLTELLRGHERAGRGWAGSGEDEVLVEVSERGLAMRENLVVRDPDGRIQAWGSVHDRAEGRMLFVHIVDREIDERLADRCSDVLFEWAEAQAKAVGAARGLAEQQIDTGAFAEDERQHGWLEDAGFTRVRTWWQMSRSVEAAEAELVPDPARWERKGVVFRLVERQGGPDSGGMPDEADLRAVHDVLEGAFTDHFNSAEETFHEFIHRLREDPGHRWDHWWLAEITDGDEVEPAGALVGTVSESATGPDGSYVSYLGVLESARGRGVATGLLRTIIADAASRGRDRVGLEVDADSPTGADGLYTSMGWGTKYVTESWHKDVAVG; translated from the coding sequence GTGATCCCCGAGGACAACCGGTTCGAGAGCGACCCCAGCGACGCGCTGCCCGAGGACCCCGGACTTCCCGCGGGATGGTCCGCGGACAGTCCCGACGGTGACGACCCGGCCACCGTCGCGCGGCTCACCGAGCTCCTGCGCGGCCACGAGCGGGCCGGGCGCGGCTGGGCCGGGTCGGGCGAGGACGAGGTCCTGGTCGAGGTCTCCGAGCGCGGCCTGGCGATGCGCGAGAACCTCGTCGTACGCGACCCGGACGGCCGGATCCAGGCCTGGGGCAGCGTGCACGACCGCGCCGAGGGCCGGATGCTCTTCGTCCACATCGTCGACCGAGAGATCGACGAGCGCCTCGCCGACCGGTGCAGCGACGTCCTCTTCGAGTGGGCCGAGGCGCAGGCGAAGGCCGTCGGCGCCGCGCGCGGGCTCGCCGAGCAGCAGATCGACACCGGTGCCTTCGCCGAGGACGAGCGCCAGCACGGCTGGCTCGAGGACGCCGGCTTCACCCGCGTCCGCACCTGGTGGCAGATGAGCCGGTCGGTGGAGGCCGCGGAGGCCGAGCTGGTGCCCGACCCGGCGCGCTGGGAGCGCAAGGGCGTCGTGTTCCGCCTCGTCGAGCGGCAGGGCGGGCCGGACTCGGGCGGGATGCCCGACGAGGCGGACCTCCGCGCCGTCCACGACGTGCTGGAGGGCGCGTTCACCGACCACTTCAACTCCGCCGAGGAGACCTTCCACGAGTTCATCCACCGGCTCCGCGAGGACCCCGGCCACCGCTGGGACCACTGGTGGCTGGCCGAGATCACCGACGGGGACGAGGTCGAGCCGGCCGGCGCCCTGGTCGGCACGGTCAGCGAGTCGGCCACCGGTCCCGACGGGTCGTACGTCTCCTACCTCGGCGTGCTCGAGTCCGCGCGCGGCCGCGGGGTGGCCACCGGCCTGCTGCGCACGATCATCGCCGACGCTGCCTCGCGCGGCCGCGACCGCGTGGGCCTCGAGGTCGATGCCGACTCACCGACCGGCGCCGACGGCCTCTACACCTCGATGGGGTGGGGCACGAAGTACGTCACGGAGTCCTGGCACAAGGACGTGGCGGTCGGCTGA
- a CDS encoding DUF3180 domain-containing protein — MSSSGPEDDPPEPRGTLRPTSARALTVCAVAGLVIGWAIHPAAVALGGRAPLVSWVQALALVMVAAIMAFLAWQTWQTVHVRGERLEPHRAVNRLVLARACAIGGTLVAAGYVGYGVSWLGDASQLADRWVLRSVVAAAGATGVTLASLALERACRADGGRSQP, encoded by the coding sequence GTGAGCTCGTCCGGACCCGAGGACGACCCGCCGGAGCCGCGCGGCACCCTCCGCCCCACGAGCGCCCGCGCCCTGACGGTGTGCGCGGTGGCCGGGCTCGTCATCGGCTGGGCGATCCACCCCGCCGCCGTCGCCCTGGGCGGGCGGGCGCCGCTGGTGTCGTGGGTCCAGGCGCTGGCGCTGGTGATGGTCGCCGCGATCATGGCGTTCCTCGCCTGGCAGACCTGGCAGACGGTGCACGTGCGCGGCGAGCGGCTGGAGCCGCACCGGGCCGTCAACCGGCTCGTCCTGGCGCGGGCCTGCGCGATCGGCGGCACGCTGGTGGCCGCCGGATACGTCGGGTACGGCGTCAGCTGGCTGGGCGACGCGTCCCAGCTCGCCGACCGGTGGGTTCTCCGATCGGTCGTCGCAGCGGCGGGAGCGACCGGGGTGACACTCGCCTCGCTCGCGCTGGAGCGAGCGTGTCGCGCCGACGGCGGGCGGTCGCAGCCCTAG
- the folK gene encoding 2-amino-4-hydroxy-6-hydroxymethyldihydropteridine diphosphokinase codes for MTETPNPNIVDADSLTGEMHPIRRVVVALGSNLGERLASLQGAVDALADTPDFFVTGVSPVYETEPVDSPDGSKAYLNAVLLADTTLPAARLMERALAVEDAFERERTEVRNAPRTLDVDLIVVGDRRSNEDFLRLPHPRAHERAFVLQPWHDLEPDAVFPDRGPIAELLQSTDTAGVKKRDDLVLEVE; via the coding sequence ATGACTGAGACCCCCAACCCCAACATCGTGGACGCCGACTCCCTCACCGGGGAGATGCACCCGATCCGCCGGGTGGTGGTCGCTCTGGGCTCCAACCTGGGGGAGCGGCTCGCCTCCCTCCAGGGCGCCGTCGATGCGCTCGCCGACACCCCGGACTTCTTCGTCACCGGAGTCTCCCCGGTCTACGAGACCGAGCCGGTCGACTCCCCGGACGGCTCCAAGGCCTACCTCAACGCGGTCCTGCTCGCCGACACCACGCTGCCCGCGGCCCGCCTGATGGAGCGCGCGCTGGCGGTCGAGGACGCGTTCGAGCGCGAGCGCACCGAGGTGCGCAACGCGCCCCGCACGCTCGACGTCGACCTCATCGTCGTGGGCGACCGCCGGTCCAACGAGGACTTCCTGCGGCTGCCGCACCCGCGCGCCCACGAGCGCGCCTTCGTGCTCCAGCCGTGGCACGACCTCGAGCCCGACGCCGTCTTCCCCGACCGCGGCCCGATCGCGGAGCTGCTGCAGTCCACCGACACGGCGGGGGTCAAGAAGCGCGACGACCTCGTGCTCGAGGTCGAGTGA
- the folB gene encoding dihydroneopterin aldolase, which produces MTGAGRPLLRDGAGAPPQHGAQDELAVTGVECFAHHGVFDFERREGQVFVVDLVLGIDTRPAAASDDLAQTVNYGTLVDDVKAAVERDPVDLIETVAQRIADVCLLDTRVEWARVTLHKPDAPIDATYSDVALTITRTRGNAHD; this is translated from the coding sequence GTGACGGGCGCGGGACGCCCTCTACTTCGAGACGGTGCTGGCGCGCCTCCTCAGCACGGCGCTCAGGACGAGCTGGCCGTGACGGGCGTGGAGTGCTTCGCCCACCACGGCGTCTTCGACTTCGAGCGGCGCGAGGGCCAGGTCTTCGTCGTCGACCTCGTCCTCGGCATCGACACCCGGCCCGCGGCTGCCTCCGACGACCTTGCGCAGACCGTGAACTACGGCACGCTGGTCGACGACGTGAAGGCCGCCGTGGAGCGCGACCCGGTCGACCTGATAGAAACCGTCGCTCAGCGCATCGCGGATGTGTGCCTGTTGGACACTCGTGTTGAATGGGCGCGGGTCACGCTCCACAAACCTGATGCACCCATCGACGCGACGTACTCGGACGTCGCGCTGACGATCACCAGAACGCGAGGCAACGCTCATGACTGA
- the folP gene encoding dihydropteroate synthase, protein MGIVNVTPDSFSDGGRWDTTETAVDHGRLLLEQGADLLDIGGESTRPGATRPLVAEELDRVVPVIRELASGGAVVSVDTMRAEVAEAALAAGARIVNDVSGGLADPRILEVVAGSDATYVAMHWRAHADRMRDFTDYSPDGVVATVRRELAERLDAAEAAGIARERVVLDPGLGFAKEPHHNWELLTHLDVLHGLGCPLLVGASRKSFLGALLAADGVSRPVDDREHAHAALVALLAGREVDVLRVHDVRATLDALAVAGAMTRTGGAT, encoded by the coding sequence ATGGGGATCGTCAACGTCACCCCTGACTCGTTCTCCGACGGCGGCCGGTGGGACACCACCGAGACCGCGGTCGACCACGGACGGCTCCTGCTCGAGCAGGGCGCCGACCTCCTCGACATCGGCGGCGAGTCCACCCGCCCCGGCGCCACCCGCCCGCTCGTCGCCGAGGAGCTCGACCGCGTGGTCCCGGTGATCCGCGAGCTCGCGTCGGGTGGTGCGGTCGTGTCCGTCGACACCATGCGCGCCGAGGTCGCCGAGGCGGCCCTCGCCGCCGGCGCGAGGATCGTCAACGACGTCTCGGGCGGCCTCGCCGACCCGCGGATCCTCGAGGTCGTCGCCGGCAGCGACGCCACCTACGTCGCGATGCACTGGCGCGCCCACGCCGACCGGATGCGCGACTTCACCGACTACTCGCCCGACGGCGTGGTCGCGACCGTACGCCGTGAGCTGGCCGAGCGGCTCGACGCGGCCGAGGCCGCCGGCATCGCGCGCGAGCGGGTTGTCCTCGACCCCGGGCTGGGCTTCGCCAAGGAGCCGCACCACAACTGGGAGCTGCTGACCCACCTCGACGTGCTGCACGGGCTCGGTTGCCCGCTGCTCGTCGGCGCCAGCCGCAAGTCGTTCCTCGGCGCTCTCCTGGCCGCCGACGGCGTCTCGCGGCCGGTCGACGACCGCGAGCACGCCCACGCCGCGCTCGTCGCCCTGCTGGCCGGTCGCGAGGTCGACGTGCTGCGGGTGCACGACGTACGCGCCACGCTGGACGCGCTGGCCGTCGCGGGCGCGATGACGCGAACCGGAGGAGCGACGTGA
- the folE gene encoding GTP cyclohydrolase I FolE: MPAFDHARAEAAVRELLYAIGEDPEREGLLETPARVARAYAELTQGLHQSAEDVLTTTFDLGHDEMVLVRDIELWSMCEHHLVPFTGVAHVGYIPADTGKITGLSKLARLVDVYAKRPQVQERLTTQVADSLMELLEARGVIVVIEAEHLCMTMRGVRKAGARTITSAVRGTFLTTPATRAEAMALIHSGTR, from the coding sequence GTGCCCGCCTTCGACCACGCCCGCGCCGAGGCGGCCGTGCGCGAGCTGCTGTACGCCATCGGCGAGGACCCCGAGCGCGAGGGCCTGCTCGAGACCCCGGCGCGCGTCGCGCGGGCGTACGCCGAGCTCACCCAGGGCCTGCACCAGAGCGCCGAGGACGTGCTGACCACCACCTTCGACCTCGGTCACGACGAGATGGTGCTGGTGCGCGACATCGAGCTGTGGTCGATGTGCGAGCACCACCTCGTGCCGTTCACCGGCGTGGCCCACGTCGGCTACATCCCCGCCGACACCGGCAAGATCACCGGGCTGTCCAAGCTCGCGCGGCTCGTCGACGTCTATGCCAAGCGCCCGCAGGTCCAGGAGCGGCTCACCACCCAGGTGGCCGACTCCTTGATGGAGCTCCTCGAGGCGCGCGGCGTGATCGTGGTGATCGAGGCCGAGCACCTCTGCATGACGATGCGCGGCGTGCGCAAGGCAGGTGCGCGCACCATCACGTCGGCGGTGCGCGGGACGTTCCTCACCACGCCGGCCACCCGCGCCGAGGCGATGGCGCTGATCCACTCAGGCACCAGGTGA
- the ftsH gene encoding ATP-dependent zinc metalloprotease FtsH, translating to MKRIIKGPWLWIVLSAFAVLLAIQFLAPSDGYDEVNTSTLASYIADGEVDKITFIDGDQEIQATLDEGTREEGDKVVAYYIQGEQEEILAAVKQAKADGTLDTYNSKNPQPSFLGSLLATLLPFALIILLFIFLMNQAQGGGGRGVMQFAKSKAKLITKDMPKTTFSDVAGCEEAIEELGEIKEFLTDPAKFQAVGAKIPKGVLLYGPPGTGKTLLARAVAGEAGVPFYSISGSDFVEMFVGVGASRVRDLFEQAKENPPAIVFIDEIDAVGRHRGAGMGGGHDEREQTLNQLLVEMDGFDVRGGVILIAATNRPDVLDPALLRPGRFDRQVQVDAPDLNGRHKILQVHSRGKPIAQDIDLLSIARRTPGFTGADLANVLNEAALLTARSNAKMITDASLDEAIDRVIAGPQRRTRLMSEREKLITAYHEGGHALVAAALPGTDPVHKVTILPRGRALGYTMVLPDRDKYSQTRSEMLDSLAYMLGGMAAEALIFHDVTSGAGNDIEKATNLARAMVTQYGMTERLGAVKLGDSNSEPFLGRDMGHTRNYSEETAAAVDGEVKTLLGHAHQEAFEILETNRDVLDALVLALLDKETLDKAEIAEIFEPLTRRPARPAWTGSPQRVPSTIPPVDIPQEIRDRVLADATSQEEETRGAGAILTPPGAGGDVHGTPELGGDTPTPPRPDAP from the coding sequence GTGAAGCGCATAATCAAGGGTCCCTGGCTGTGGATCGTCCTGTCCGCCTTCGCGGTGCTCCTGGCGATCCAGTTCCTCGCGCCCAGTGACGGCTACGACGAGGTCAACACCTCGACCCTCGCCTCCTACATCGCGGATGGAGAGGTCGACAAGATCACCTTCATCGACGGCGACCAGGAGATCCAGGCGACCCTCGACGAGGGCACCCGCGAGGAGGGCGACAAGGTCGTCGCCTACTACATCCAGGGCGAGCAGGAGGAGATCCTCGCCGCGGTCAAGCAGGCGAAGGCCGACGGGACGCTCGACACCTACAACTCCAAGAACCCACAGCCCAGCTTCCTCGGCTCGCTGCTCGCCACGCTGCTGCCCTTCGCGCTGATCATCCTGCTGTTCATCTTCCTGATGAACCAGGCCCAGGGCGGCGGCGGACGCGGCGTCATGCAGTTCGCCAAGTCCAAGGCCAAGCTCATCACCAAGGACATGCCCAAGACGACCTTCAGCGACGTCGCCGGCTGCGAGGAGGCGATCGAGGAGCTCGGTGAGATCAAGGAGTTCCTCACCGACCCGGCCAAGTTCCAGGCCGTCGGCGCCAAGATCCCCAAGGGCGTCCTGCTCTACGGCCCGCCCGGCACCGGCAAGACCCTGCTCGCGCGCGCCGTCGCCGGCGAGGCGGGCGTGCCGTTCTACTCCATCTCCGGCTCCGACTTCGTCGAGATGTTCGTCGGCGTGGGTGCCTCCCGGGTCCGCGACCTGTTCGAGCAGGCCAAGGAGAACCCGCCCGCCATCGTCTTCATCGACGAGATCGACGCCGTCGGCCGCCACCGCGGCGCCGGCATGGGCGGCGGCCACGACGAGCGCGAGCAGACCCTCAACCAGCTCCTCGTCGAGATGGACGGCTTCGACGTGCGCGGCGGCGTCATCCTCATCGCCGCCACCAACCGCCCCGACGTCCTCGACCCCGCGCTGCTGCGCCCGGGCCGCTTCGACCGCCAGGTGCAGGTCGACGCCCCCGACCTCAACGGCCGCCACAAGATCCTCCAGGTGCACTCGCGCGGCAAGCCGATCGCGCAGGACATCGACCTGCTGAGCATCGCGCGCCGTACGCCCGGCTTCACCGGCGCCGACCTCGCCAACGTGCTCAACGAGGCCGCGCTGCTCACCGCCCGCAGCAACGCCAAGATGATCACCGACGCGTCCCTCGACGAGGCGATCGACCGCGTGATCGCCGGTCCGCAGCGGCGTACGCGCCTGATGAGCGAGCGCGAGAAGCTCATCACCGCCTACCACGAGGGCGGCCACGCCCTGGTCGCCGCGGCGCTGCCCGGCACCGACCCGGTGCACAAGGTCACGATCCTGCCGCGCGGTCGCGCGCTGGGCTACACGATGGTGCTGCCCGACCGCGACAAGTACTCCCAGACGCGCAGCGAGATGCTCGACTCCCTCGCCTACATGCTGGGTGGCATGGCCGCGGAGGCGCTGATCTTCCACGACGTCACCAGTGGCGCCGGCAACGACATCGAGAAGGCCACCAACCTGGCTCGCGCGATGGTGACCCAGTACGGCATGACCGAGCGTCTCGGCGCGGTCAAGCTCGGTGACAGCAACTCCGAGCCGTTCCTCGGCCGCGACATGGGCCACACCCGCAACTACTCCGAGGAGACGGCCGCCGCGGTCGACGGGGAGGTCAAGACGCTGCTGGGCCACGCCCACCAGGAGGCCTTCGAGATCCTGGAGACCAACCGCGACGTCCTCGACGCGCTGGTGCTCGCGCTGCTCGACAAGGAGACGCTCGACAAGGCCGAGATCGCCGAGATCTTCGAGCCGCTGACCCGGCGCCCGGCCCGTCCGGCCTGGACCGGGTCGCCGCAGCGGGTGCCGTCGACGATCCCGCCGGTCGACATCCCGCAGGAGATCCGCGACCGGGTCCTCGCGGACGCGACCTCGCAGGAGGAGGAGACGCGTGGTGCCGGAGCGATCCTGACCCCGCCCGGCGCCGGGGGCGACGTCCACGGCACCCCCGAGCTCGGCGGTGACACTCCCACCCCGCCCAGGCCGGACGCGCCGTGA
- the hpt gene encoding hypoxanthine phosphoribosyltransferase yields the protein MDTSHVEHDLVNVLFTEEQIQQRLAEMAAQITEDYEGRDLLVVGVLRGAVMVMADLARSMPRHLEMDWMAVSSYGSGTKSSGVVRILKDLDTDISGRDVLIVDEIIDTGLTLSWLVNNLSSRNPASVEIATLLRKPEALSMPVEPKYVGWDIPNEFVVGYGLDYRERYRNLRDIGTLAPHVYS from the coding sequence ATGGACACGTCCCACGTGGAGCACGACCTGGTCAACGTCCTCTTCACCGAGGAGCAGATCCAGCAGCGACTGGCCGAGATGGCGGCCCAGATCACCGAGGACTACGAGGGACGCGACCTGCTCGTGGTCGGCGTCCTGCGCGGTGCGGTCATGGTAATGGCCGACCTCGCCCGGTCGATGCCGCGCCACCTCGAGATGGACTGGATGGCGGTCAGCTCCTACGGCTCCGGCACCAAGTCCAGCGGCGTCGTACGGATCCTCAAGGACCTCGACACCGACATCAGCGGGCGCGACGTGCTGATCGTCGACGAGATCATCGACACGGGTCTCACGCTGAGCTGGCTGGTCAACAACCTCTCGAGCCGCAACCCCGCCAGCGTCGAGATCGCCACGCTGCTGCGCAAGCCCGAGGCCCTGTCGATGCCGGTCGAGCCCAAGTACGTCGGCTGGGACATCCCCAACGAGTTCGTCGTGGGCTACGGCCTCGACTACCGCGAGCGCTACCGCAACCTGCGCGACATCGGCACCCTCGCGCCCCACGTCTACTCCTGA
- the tilS gene encoding tRNA lysidine(34) synthetase TilS, translated as MTLHPSVAAVRLPVRAVLSDLAPGDTVAVACSGGADSLALASATVFEARRPGLRVVGVTVDHGLQAGSADRAERVVAQLARMGVDETLTARVAVDVASGLGPEAAAREARYAVLEQVAEHLAAQRVLLGHTLDDQAETVLLGLARGSGGRSLQGMRPAFGVFARPLLGVRRADTVTACLVEGLEAWDDPHNHDPGYTRVRVRDRVLPMLESELGPGVAEALARTAAQLREDTALLDDLAAEALAEARRDGALDAAWLAAVPPALRRRALHRAALDAGAPATELTRDHVLAVDALLTDWRGQKWIDLPGPLRVLRRDGLLVFEAPPPA; from the coding sequence GTGACCCTGCACCCCTCGGTCGCGGCGGTCCGGCTCCCGGTCCGCGCGGTGTTGTCCGACCTCGCCCCGGGGGACACCGTCGCGGTCGCGTGCAGCGGCGGCGCCGACTCCCTGGCGCTGGCGTCGGCGACCGTGTTCGAGGCCCGCCGGCCGGGCCTGCGCGTCGTGGGCGTCACCGTCGACCACGGCCTGCAGGCCGGCTCGGCCGACCGTGCCGAGCGCGTGGTCGCCCAGCTCGCGCGGATGGGCGTCGACGAGACGCTGACCGCCCGCGTCGCCGTCGACGTGGCCTCGGGGCTGGGACCCGAGGCCGCGGCCCGGGAGGCGAGGTACGCAGTGCTCGAGCAGGTCGCCGAGCACCTGGCGGCGCAGCGCGTGCTGCTGGGCCACACCCTCGACGACCAGGCCGAGACCGTGCTGCTGGGCCTGGCCCGCGGCTCGGGCGGCCGGTCGCTGCAGGGGATGCGTCCGGCGTTCGGCGTGTTCGCGCGCCCGCTGCTCGGCGTACGCCGGGCCGACACCGTCACCGCGTGCCTCGTGGAAGGGCTCGAGGCCTGGGACGACCCGCACAACCACGACCCCGGCTACACCCGCGTACGCGTCCGCGACCGCGTGCTGCCGATGCTCGAGTCCGAGCTCGGGCCGGGCGTCGCCGAGGCGCTGGCGCGTACGGCCGCGCAGCTGCGCGAGGACACCGCCCTGCTCGACGACCTGGCGGCCGAGGCCCTCGCGGAGGCCCGCCGCGACGGGGCCCTCGACGCGGCCTGGCTGGCGGCCGTGCCCCCTGCGCTCCGGCGCCGGGCGCTGCACCGTGCCGCGCTCGACGCCGGTGCGCCCGCCACCGAGCTCACCCGCGACCACGTGCTCGCGGTCGACGCGCTCCTCACCGACTGGCGCGGCCAGAAGTGGATCGACCTGCCCGGGCCGCTCCGGGTGCTGCGCCGCGACGGGCTGCTGGTGTTCGAGGCTCCTCCTCCCGCCTGA
- a CDS encoding zinc-dependent metalloprotease: MNLVDWDFAVTVGSRIAGPGPDVSPDEAAAAVVELREGAERSTPLVRDFTGLHTETGTAPVLVVDRTGWLRANADGFATILSPVVDKLVEKKGPPSAFAEAFGSRVTGAEVGLMLGFLSSKVLGQFDPFHDPHGRLLLVAPNIVHVEREISADPTDFRLWVCLHEETHRVQFTANPWLGPHLLAQMHAVADTIEPSALLDGLRRGVEALRGGNGSVLDLVSTPEQKEILDRVTGVMSLLEGHADVVMDGVGPTVIPSVAEIRTKFNQRRKGAGSLDRLVRRLLGLDAKMAQYRDGAVFVRHVVDKVGMDDFNAVWSGPEALPSKAEISDPDAWVARVL; the protein is encoded by the coding sequence ATGAACCTCGTCGACTGGGACTTCGCCGTCACCGTGGGATCCCGGATCGCTGGGCCCGGGCCCGACGTCTCGCCCGACGAGGCCGCTGCGGCGGTCGTCGAGCTCCGCGAGGGTGCCGAGCGCTCCACCCCGCTCGTGCGCGACTTCACCGGCCTCCACACCGAGACGGGGACCGCGCCGGTGCTCGTCGTGGACCGTACGGGCTGGCTGCGGGCCAACGCCGACGGGTTCGCCACGATCCTCAGCCCGGTCGTCGACAAGCTCGTCGAGAAGAAGGGCCCGCCGTCCGCGTTCGCCGAGGCCTTCGGCTCGCGGGTCACGGGCGCCGAGGTCGGGCTCATGCTCGGCTTCCTCAGCAGCAAGGTCCTCGGGCAGTTCGACCCGTTCCACGACCCGCACGGACGGCTGCTCCTCGTGGCCCCCAACATCGTCCACGTCGAGCGCGAGATCAGCGCCGACCCGACGGACTTCCGGCTGTGGGTGTGCCTGCACGAGGAGACCCATCGCGTGCAGTTCACCGCGAACCCGTGGCTCGGTCCTCACCTCCTCGCCCAGATGCACGCCGTCGCCGACACCATCGAGCCGAGCGCGCTCCTCGACGGCCTGCGCCGCGGGGTCGAGGCGCTCCGCGGCGGCAACGGCAGTGTGCTCGACCTCGTCTCGACGCCCGAGCAGAAGGAGATCCTCGACCGGGTCACCGGGGTCATGTCGCTGCTCGAGGGCCATGCCGACGTGGTGATGGACGGGGTCGGCCCCACGGTCATCCCGTCGGTCGCGGAGATCCGCACCAAGTTCAACCAGCGGCGCAAGGGCGCGGGCTCCCTCGACAGGCTCGTGCGCCGGCTGCTCGGCCTCGACGCCAAGATGGCGCAGTACCGCGACGGCGCGGTCTTCGTGCGCCACGTCGTCGACAAGGTCGGCATGGACGACTTCAACGCCGTCTGGAGCGGCCCCGAGGCCCTGCCGTCCAAGGCCGAGATCAGCGACCCCGACGCCTGGGTCGCCCGGGTGCTGTGA
- the dacB gene encoding D-alanyl-D-alanine carboxypeptidase/D-alanyl-D-alanine endopeptidase, translating to MREARGSRVRRREVRHSGGTARHWLSVWLPTLLVLALLAAGVGAHRFEWGPRYLPWLAADPVTEPEQVLAPAGLDLPEWSPPSVDDAPPGIDAGIDAGTDAGAVPGPALDPDRVAAALSADLAAPDLGRHVVAEVAPLAPGSPGWTSGDGRYLPASTTKLLTLGAALEALGPDHTFTTRVVRGERPREVVLVGGGDPLLASRPLTLAEGESTYPARADVTTLALEAAEALGGSGRVRVRFDDSLFTGPSDNPAWRRDYVPDDIVSPITALMVDGGDEPDSDRKHDEPSLAAARVFADALRAAGLEVAGEPRRVIAPAAAEELASAASAPLSQVAERILDVSDNEGSEVVAHQVGLATAGSGSFEAGAAGVLETLAGLGIDVAGDEVHDGSGLSRRNRVATSTLIGLLQHAAGPGGEDMRSLLTGMPVAGFTGSLTYRFTEGPPVARGLVRAKTGTLTGVHALAGIAVDRDGVPMAFVLGADKSPPDARYDAQEALDRAAAALAACRCSTPTVG from the coding sequence ATGCGCGAAGCGAGAGGGTCGAGAGTCCGGCGACGTGAGGTACGCCACTCCGGCGGGACCGCACGCCACTGGCTGTCGGTGTGGCTGCCGACGCTCCTGGTCCTCGCGCTGCTGGCTGCCGGGGTGGGCGCCCACCGGTTCGAGTGGGGCCCGCGCTACCTGCCGTGGCTGGCCGCCGACCCGGTGACCGAGCCCGAGCAGGTGCTCGCGCCCGCCGGGCTCGACCTGCCGGAGTGGTCGCCGCCCTCGGTGGACGATGCTCCTCCCGGCATCGACGCCGGCATCGACGCCGGCACCGATGCCGGCGCCGTCCCCGGACCCGCGCTCGACCCCGACCGGGTCGCCGCGGCGCTGTCCGCCGACCTCGCCGCCCCCGACCTCGGTCGCCACGTCGTCGCCGAGGTCGCGCCCCTCGCGCCCGGGTCGCCCGGCTGGACCTCGGGCGACGGCCGCTACCTGCCGGCCTCGACCACCAAGCTGCTCACCCTCGGCGCCGCGCTAGAGGCGCTGGGCCCCGACCACACCTTCACCACGCGGGTGGTGCGCGGGGAGCGCCCGCGCGAGGTGGTGCTCGTCGGCGGTGGGGACCCGCTCCTGGCCAGCAGGCCGCTCACGCTCGCCGAGGGCGAGTCCACCTACCCGGCCCGCGCCGACGTGACGACCCTGGCCCTCGAGGCCGCCGAGGCGCTCGGGGGAAGCGGTCGTGTCCGCGTCCGCTTCGACGACAGCCTCTTCACCGGACCGAGCGACAACCCGGCCTGGCGCCGCGACTACGTACCCGACGACATCGTCAGCCCGATCACCGCGCTGATGGTCGACGGGGGCGACGAGCCCGACAGCGACCGCAAGCACGACGAGCCGTCCCTGGCCGCGGCCCGGGTCTTCGCCGACGCCCTGCGCGCCGCCGGCCTCGAGGTGGCCGGCGAGCCACGGCGCGTGATCGCCCCGGCGGCCGCCGAGGAGCTCGCCTCGGCCGCGAGCGCACCGCTCTCGCAGGTCGCCGAGCGGATCCTCGACGTCAGTGACAACGAGGGCTCCGAGGTCGTCGCGCACCAGGTCGGGCTCGCCACCGCCGGCAGCGGATCGTTCGAGGCCGGCGCGGCCGGCGTGCTCGAGACCCTCGCCGGCCTCGGCATCGACGTCGCCGGCGACGAGGTGCACGACGGCTCGGGCCTGTCGCGGCGCAACCGGGTCGCCACCTCCACCCTCATCGGGCTGCTCCAGCACGCCGCCGGACCCGGTGGCGAGGACATGCGGAGCCTGCTCACCGGGATGCCGGTGGCCGGCTTCACCGGTTCGCTCACCTACCGCTTCACCGAGGGACCTCCCGTCGCACGCGGGCTGGTGCGCGCCAAGACCGGCACCCTGACCGGCGTGCACGCCCTCGCCGGGATCGCCGTGGACCGGGACGGGGTGCCGATGGCCTTCGTCCTCGGCGCCGACAAGTCGCCGCCCGACGCGCGCTACGACGCGCAGGAGGCCCTCGACCGCGCCGCCGCCGCCCTCGCCGCGTGCCGCTGCTCGACGCCCACCGTTGGTTGA